A DNA window from Dehalococcoidia bacterium contains the following coding sequences:
- the nadD gene encoding nicotinate-nucleotide adenylyltransferase has protein sequence MASTTPHRIGILGGTFDPIHLGHLAIAEAARDRLDLDRVILIPAGRPWLKSGQQVTSADHRLAMVKLAVEDRPGLEVSSIEIERPGPTYTVDTLAEMRDEKGNEAELYFILGMDSVRDLRRWHEPERLFDMCTVVAVPRPDSVDISTAEIECEFPVAHDRIKTIRGPMLDISATDIRQRISESRSVSDSVPPPVEQYIHEHGLYRGGEGY, from the coding sequence TTGGCATCGACGACCCCACACCGAATCGGCATCCTCGGCGGGACGTTCGACCCGATCCACCTCGGTCACCTCGCGATTGCCGAGGCTGCCCGAGATCGGCTGGACCTCGACAGGGTCATCCTGATTCCGGCTGGCCGACCGTGGCTCAAGTCCGGTCAGCAGGTGACGTCAGCCGACCACAGGCTCGCGATGGTGAAGCTTGCGGTCGAGGACAGGCCCGGACTCGAAGTATCTTCGATCGAGATCGAACGCCCCGGCCCGACCTACACGGTCGACACGCTCGCCGAGATGCGCGATGAGAAGGGCAACGAAGCCGAGCTGTACTTCATTCTGGGCATGGACTCAGTACGCGACCTCCGTCGCTGGCACGAGCCTGAGCGACTCTTCGACATGTGTACCGTAGTCGCCGTGCCCAGACCGGACAGTGTCGACATCTCGACCGCCGAGATCGAATGTGAGTTCCCCGTGGCACACGACAGGATCAAGACCATCCGCGGCCCGATGTTGGACATCAGCGCCACGGACATCAGGCAGCGAATCTCCGAGAGCCGCTCGGTCAGCGATAGCGTCCCACCACCCGTCGAGCAATACATCCACGAACACGGCCTCTATCG
- a CDS encoding alpha/beta hydrolase — MTDITPTDHNVEVNGLNIHYLDWGGPSNRNLLLAHGQGGNAHNWDHIARALHEEFRVIAIDQRGHGDSDHTWEGYGVADFGSDLAEFVEKIGIAPCDYVGASLGARNGIAYAGDRSDHLKHFVCLDYGPEMSVVSARNQISGMNRRLLGYRSIDEYVEIQMQGNPRPGEDHYRHQAEHSLRLNYAGKYVTKSDPDMFWINGSFGVKEVPYLWEQWGKISCPIMEMKGGESDFLSGEIKSRMIEMQPSMTWVDVPESGHGITGDNPDFLVNELRAFFVD, encoded by the coding sequence ATGACCGATATTACGCCGACTGACCATAACGTTGAGGTGAACGGGCTCAACATTCACTACCTGGACTGGGGAGGACCGTCTAACCGCAACCTGCTGCTTGCACATGGGCAGGGTGGGAACGCTCACAACTGGGACCACATCGCCCGCGCGCTGCACGAGGAGTTCCGCGTGATCGCCATCGACCAGCGTGGACACGGCGACTCGGACCACACATGGGAGGGCTACGGCGTCGCAGACTTCGGGAGCGACCTCGCGGAGTTCGTTGAGAAGATCGGCATTGCCCCGTGCGACTACGTCGGTGCGTCTCTTGGCGCTCGCAACGGGATCGCCTATGCCGGCGATCGCTCGGACCACCTCAAGCACTTCGTCTGCCTCGACTACGGCCCCGAGATGAGCGTCGTGTCGGCGCGCAACCAGATCTCCGGTATGAACAGGCGGCTCCTCGGCTATCGCAGCATCGACGAGTACGTCGAGATCCAGATGCAGGGCAATCCGAGGCCCGGCGAGGACCACTACCGCCACCAGGCCGAGCACAGCCTCAGGCTCAACTACGCGGGCAAGTACGTCACGAAGTCGGACCCGGACATGTTCTGGATCAACGGCAGCTTCGGAGTAAAAGAGGTGCCGTACCTGTGGGAGCAGTGGGGCAAGATCTCGTGCCCGATCATGGAGATGAAGGGCGGCGAGAGCGACTTCCTCTCAGGCGAGATCAAGTCGCGGATGATCGAGATGCAGCCGTCGATGACGTGGGTGGATGTGCCTGAATCTGGTCACGGGATTACGGGGGAC